Proteins encoded in a region of the uncultured Fibrobacter sp. genome:
- a CDS encoding GDP-mannose 4,6-dehydratase, which produces MSILVTGGTGALGYHILSSLVGTTHDLFSFSDEQPQPWQKVEGVEYLNGDLLNFKHMQEVIQHVQPTHIYHLASQSSVGLSYKKPYETLNINLLGTQNLLEAVRQNCPKAKIMLLSSSEIYGRTDHQLTYLHKETDAPNPLTPYATSKACMELLGNQFKNAYGLHVVFVRPFHFTGPHHSRRFVIPSITYQLVKIKYYGTEPVIYSGSLDISRDVIDVRDVARGIIQLLNQSESGEVYNLCCGKSYTFRELTEMLVDIAGVSVDFRFDPGYERSNDIPLLIGNPEKAMSMGWKPMIGIDDCLTDLFNEMVLRRRTELKMGMGQDLRL; this is translated from the coding sequence ATGAGTATTCTTGTAACTGGTGGAACAGGTGCCCTTGGGTACCACATTTTGTCGAGCCTCGTGGGAACGACGCATGATTTGTTCAGTTTTAGCGACGAACAGCCGCAGCCCTGGCAGAAAGTCGAAGGCGTCGAATACCTGAACGGCGACTTGCTGAACTTCAAGCATATGCAAGAAGTGATTCAGCACGTGCAGCCCACGCACATTTACCACCTGGCAAGCCAGTCGTCGGTGGGACTCAGCTACAAGAAACCCTACGAAACGCTGAACATTAACCTGCTCGGCACGCAGAACCTGCTCGAAGCCGTCCGCCAGAACTGCCCCAAGGCAAAGATCATGCTCTTGAGTTCGAGCGAAATCTACGGACGCACCGACCACCAGCTCACCTACCTGCACAAGGAAACGGACGCACCGAACCCGCTCACGCCCTACGCCACTTCCAAGGCTTGCATGGAACTTCTGGGCAACCAGTTCAAGAACGCCTACGGGCTGCACGTGGTATTCGTGAGACCCTTCCATTTTACAGGCCCACACCATAGCCGCCGTTTCGTGATTCCCTCAATTACGTACCAGCTTGTAAAGATCAAATATTACGGCACCGAACCCGTTATCTATTCCGGCAGCCTCGACATTAGCCGCGACGTGATTGACGTGCGTGACGTGGCCCGCGGCATAATCCAGCTCTTGAACCAGTCGGAATCGGGCGAAGTGTACAACCTTTGCTGTGGCAAGTCGTACACCTTCCGCGAACTCACCGAAATGCTCGTCGACATCGCGGGCGTAAGCGTTGACTTCCGCTTTGACCCCGGTTACGAACGTAGCAACGACATTCCGCTTTTGATTGGCAACCCCGAAAAGGCGATGAGCATGGGATGGAAGCCGATGATCGGAATCGATGACTGCCTTACCGACCTGTTCAACGAAATGGTGCTCCGCCGCCGCACCGAGCTGAAGATGGGCATGGGACAGGACCTGAGACTGTAA
- the hisA gene encoding phosphoribosylformimino-5-aminoimidazole carboxamide ribotide isomerase: MTKFRPCIDLHDGRVKQIVGSSLSDSGTGLKTNFETDRSPAWFAELYKKDGIKGGHVIMLGKGNTEAAKTALAAYPGGLQVGGGITAENAKEYLDAGASHVIVTSWIFPEGKLDRERLELLSKTVGKEHLVLDLSCKRVSSAKKKQFVPDDEIDDPDEARPRWKIATNRWQTLIDIEVNAETLEDLSRYCDEFLIHAADVEGKQQGMDDELIMFLAEHSPIPCTYAGGAKSLEDLKHCKQISNGTIDLTIGSALDLFGGKGVKYADCVKFNKA, encoded by the coding sequence ATGACAAAGTTTCGCCCCTGCATAGACCTGCACGACGGACGTGTAAAGCAGATTGTAGGTAGCTCGCTTTCCGACAGCGGCACGGGCCTCAAGACGAATTTTGAAACGGACCGCTCCCCCGCCTGGTTTGCGGAACTCTACAAGAAAGACGGAATCAAGGGTGGCCACGTGATTATGCTCGGCAAGGGCAACACCGAAGCCGCTAAGACTGCGCTCGCCGCCTACCCCGGCGGACTCCAGGTGGGCGGCGGCATCACTGCCGAGAACGCGAAAGAATATCTGGATGCCGGTGCATCTCATGTAATCGTGACGAGCTGGATTTTTCCCGAAGGCAAGCTCGACCGTGAGCGCCTGGAATTGCTTTCCAAGACGGTCGGCAAGGAGCATCTGGTGCTTGACTTGAGCTGCAAGCGCGTGAGTTCTGCGAAGAAAAAGCAATTTGTCCCCGACGACGAAATCGACGATCCGGACGAAGCACGCCCCCGCTGGAAAATCGCCACGAACCGCTGGCAGACCTTGATTGACATCGAGGTGAACGCTGAAACGCTCGAAGACCTTTCGCGTTACTGCGACGAATTCCTGATTCACGCCGCCGATGTCGAAGGAAAGCAGCAGGGCATGGACGACGAGCTGATTATGTTCCTCGCCGAACACAGCCCCATCCCCTGCACCTACGCCGGTGGCGCCAAGTCACTTGAAGACCTCAAGCATTGCAAACAAATTTCTAATGGAACGATTGACCTCACCATCGGATCGGCCTTGGACCTGTTCGGTGGCAAAGGAGTAAAATATGCCGACTGCGTCAAATTCAACAAAGCTTAA
- a CDS encoding glycosyltransferase, whose product MPTASNSTKLKPTDSLDSRPAIFGRTVTSTFKKMFGFKHQPPGNLRTGMIPPVVFGTLFWNLPKLLKLRCYLKKERRQRPANDVRILFYSDNLDETNGIANNLRNVIPYMRAHGMQAYLAGNAFNTRPCGVVENSYCLLLPRMFSMEQLGYANSELAIPRIGPVLRLLKRYPVDLIEFETPSPGAWLVCFCAKVAGIKVFSHYRTDVPTYTKTLVKAKWMFHFVLWLMKIFYRMTRPVVSPCKDYADILTSQLKVPVNQVQILPRGLPLEKFSQDLRGKGTWERFNGAGVPAAQTDFAQSNATQVGTARKVRFSFIGRISKEKNLEFLNGVWKKFAAKHDDVELMYVGYGWYLEEIKKFFEGDSSVHFAGEQGGETLAGLYADSDFFLFPSTTDTFGNVVVEAMSTGTPAIVSDYGGPHDIVMDEAAGRILPIDEDAWLNALEECRKLYLEEPATYAKMREVAHERSLKYTMESSTKAQFEFFRKLKREAYGISG is encoded by the coding sequence ATGCCGACTGCGTCAAATTCAACAAAGCTTAAGCCGACCGATTCACTGGATTCGCGTCCGGCCATCTTTGGACGCACCGTCACGAGCACCTTCAAGAAGATGTTCGGTTTCAAGCATCAGCCCCCCGGAAACCTGCGTACCGGCATGATTCCGCCGGTTGTCTTTGGAACACTTTTCTGGAATCTGCCCAAACTTTTGAAGCTGCGCTGTTACCTAAAAAAGGAACGCCGCCAACGCCCCGCGAACGATGTACGCATTCTGTTCTATTCGGACAACCTCGACGAGACTAACGGAATCGCGAACAACTTAAGAAACGTGATTCCCTACATGCGTGCCCATGGGATGCAGGCGTATCTTGCAGGAAACGCATTCAACACGCGCCCCTGCGGAGTCGTTGAAAACAGCTATTGTCTTTTGCTCCCCCGCATGTTCAGCATGGAGCAGCTCGGATACGCCAACAGCGAACTCGCCATTCCACGCATCGGCCCGGTGCTTCGCCTGCTCAAGCGTTACCCTGTCGACCTGATTGAATTCGAGACGCCCAGTCCCGGAGCATGGCTCGTCTGTTTTTGTGCGAAAGTCGCTGGCATCAAGGTGTTCAGCCACTACCGCACCGACGTTCCGACTTACACCAAGACGCTTGTGAAGGCCAAGTGGATGTTCCATTTTGTGCTTTGGCTCATGAAGATTTTCTATCGCATGACGCGCCCTGTGGTAAGCCCCTGCAAGGACTACGCGGATATTCTGACTTCACAGCTGAAAGTGCCCGTAAACCAGGTGCAGATTCTCCCCCGCGGACTTCCGCTTGAAAAATTCTCACAGGATTTACGCGGCAAAGGCACCTGGGAAAGGTTCAACGGAGCAGGAGTTCCTGCCGCGCAAACGGACTTTGCACAATCGAACGCAACTCAGGTTGGAACTGCGCGCAAGGTACGCTTCTCTTTCATCGGACGCATTTCAAAGGAAAAGAACCTGGAATTCCTGAATGGCGTCTGGAAAAAGTTTGCCGCCAAGCACGATGACGTAGAACTCATGTATGTGGGTTACGGCTGGTACCTCGAAGAAATCAAGAAATTCTTCGAAGGTGATAGCAGCGTACACTTTGCTGGCGAACAGGGCGGAGAAACGCTCGCCGGCCTTTACGCTGATTCCGACTTTTTCCTGTTCCCGAGCACTACGGACACCTTCGGGAACGTGGTGGTCGAAGCGATGTCCACAGGCACTCCCGCGATCGTAAGCGATTACGGCGGACCGCACGATATCGTAATGGACGAAGCCGCAGGTCGCATTTTGCCGATTGACGAAGACGCCTGGCTGAACGCCCTGGAAGAATGTCGCAAGCTGTACCTTGAGGAACCCGCCACCTACGCCAAGATGCGAGAGGTCGCCCACGAGCGCAGCCTCAAGTACACCATGGAATCTTCGACCAAGGCGCAGTTCGAATTCTTCAGGAAGCTGAAAAGAGAAGCGTACGGAATTAGTGGTTAG
- a CDS encoding A/G-specific adenine glycosylase — MDNTSLKKLREWFKKNAAELPWRLKDLDACRDPYAVWISETMLQQTQVATVREYFIRWMERFPDVETLAAAEESEVFRYWQGLGYYSRARNILKTARIVVNSLGDCHAPTLRQAQGPGDPSRMTLKGKASLPDSRKELEALPGIGAYTAGAILSLAYHQREAILDGNLVRIFSRVYALDFLPTDSKESAGTYWEYARQIADSPKAYMHNEALMELGRTVCKIKNPDCASCPLCRDCIAFAENRVSEFPPSKKHIQKDWHGTVLVIESADHKILAVHGGQKFFKNQFTLPHFESPRNATTGLPAQAETYVNADQINSVQSIGQIKHNITVHKIECDVLHILLRGKAPIRNKQAKTAHEIQWIEREEAQEFFANSFCLKALALL; from the coding sequence ATGGACAACACCTCCTTAAAAAAACTGCGCGAATGGTTCAAGAAGAACGCAGCGGAACTCCCGTGGCGTTTAAAGGACCTTGACGCATGCCGCGATCCATATGCCGTATGGATTAGCGAGACCATGTTGCAGCAGACGCAAGTGGCGACCGTACGCGAATATTTCATTCGATGGATGGAGCGGTTTCCCGATGTAGAGACACTTGCCGCCGCCGAAGAAAGCGAAGTATTCCGCTACTGGCAAGGGCTCGGGTATTACAGCCGCGCAAGGAATATACTGAAAACAGCGAGGATTGTAGTCAATTCTCTTGGAGATTGCCACGCCCCCACCCTGCGGCAGGCTCAGGGACCTGGGGATCCGTCGAGGATGACGTTGAAAGGCAAAGCCTCATTGCCCGATAGTCGTAAAGAGCTGGAAGCGCTGCCCGGAATCGGGGCATACACCGCAGGAGCAATTTTAAGCCTCGCCTACCACCAGCGCGAAGCCATTTTAGACGGCAACTTGGTGCGCATTTTTTCAAGAGTTTATGCACTCGACTTCTTGCCGACCGATTCGAAGGAGTCCGCCGGGACATATTGGGAATACGCCCGCCAAATCGCAGATTCCCCCAAGGCGTACATGCATAACGAAGCGTTGATGGAGCTCGGTCGCACCGTTTGCAAAATCAAGAATCCTGACTGTGCGAGTTGTCCGCTTTGCAGAGACTGCATAGCCTTCGCCGAAAACCGCGTCAGCGAATTTCCACCGAGCAAAAAGCACATTCAAAAAGACTGGCACGGCACCGTCCTTGTCATCGAAAGTGCCGACCACAAAATTTTAGCGGTCCACGGCGGACAAAAGTTTTTCAAGAATCAGTTTACCTTGCCGCATTTCGAATCACCGCGCAATGCCACCACGGGACTCCCCGCGCAAGCAGAAACCTACGTTAACGCCGACCAGATAAACTCCGTTCAAAGCATCGGACAAATCAAGCACAACATCACGGTGCATAAAATTGAATGCGACGTTTTGCATATTCTGCTCAGAGGAAAGGCTCCCATTCGCAATAAACAAGCAAAAACGGCGCATGAAATTCAGTGGATTGAGCGAGAAGAAGCTCAAGAATTTTTTGCGAACAGCTTCTGCCTAAAGGCGCTAGCGCTTCTTTAA
- a CDS encoding transcription antitermination factor NusB, translated as MLLLDESLKERMEAFRVLLLWQKDGNFIKESGLSPFAMELALGVCRRHLYLQYFVKSLVKKAPSLEVCTVLELGLFQMFFTEVPDHAAVATTVELIKAASLGEGSARLVNAVLHAARRSGLPQLPPQRVRRVSIENSVPEWLVRRWFDIYGGERAEAMAKATLERPVEWLRVNLQKASAPVVAQKLGLTGASILYDRYIQVGAGAKLKTILESESFAKGEFSLQNPSAYEVIKLLDLKSGLKVWDACAAPGGKAALMAEMDASLDILASDVSEFRVLKMRDLVDRLGLTNVRVECLDALSSSDKPLSSLVSRLSSEFDRILLDVPCSNMGVIARRPESVYRITPESIKELAELQYNILTAASAKLAPGGILVYATCSPDPEETTKVINRFVKEYPEFEKRGEPVYPGSGDSRFDGFFAQALSRK; from the coding sequence TTGCTTTTGCTAGATGAATCCTTGAAAGAACGCATGGAGGCCTTCCGTGTTCTTTTGCTTTGGCAAAAGGACGGAAACTTCATTAAGGAAAGCGGACTCTCGCCATTTGCGATGGAACTCGCGCTGGGGGTGTGCCGCAGACACTTGTACCTGCAGTATTTTGTGAAGTCGCTGGTGAAAAAGGCTCCTTCGCTTGAAGTCTGCACGGTACTGGAGCTTGGACTTTTCCAGATGTTCTTCACCGAGGTGCCGGACCATGCCGCCGTCGCGACGACGGTCGAGCTGATTAAGGCGGCGAGCCTTGGAGAAGGCTCCGCGCGGCTTGTGAATGCCGTGCTGCATGCCGCGCGGAGGTCCGGCCTCCCGCAGCTTCCTCCGCAGCGGGTTCGCCGCGTCTCTATAGAAAATTCCGTGCCGGAATGGCTGGTGCGTCGCTGGTTCGATATTTACGGCGGTGAACGCGCCGAGGCGATGGCAAAGGCAACGCTTGAACGCCCCGTGGAATGGCTTCGCGTGAATTTGCAGAAGGCGTCTGCTCCGGTGGTTGCCCAGAAACTGGGACTGACGGGGGCCTCGATTCTGTATGACCGTTACATCCAGGTGGGCGCCGGTGCAAAACTCAAGACCATTTTAGAGTCGGAGTCCTTTGCGAAGGGCGAATTCAGCCTGCAAAATCCCTCTGCCTACGAAGTCATAAAGCTTCTGGACTTGAAGTCGGGCCTCAAGGTGTGGGACGCCTGTGCGGCACCCGGTGGAAAGGCTGCTCTCATGGCCGAGATGGATGCTTCGCTCGATATTCTTGCAAGTGATGTCTCGGAATTCCGTGTGCTCAAAATGCGTGACCTTGTAGACCGCTTGGGCCTTACGAATGTCCGCGTGGAATGCCTCGATGCCCTCTCGTCTTCTGACAAACCTCTCTCGTCTCTCGTCTCTCGTCTCTCGTCTGAATTTGATCGAATTCTTCTTGATGTTCCCTGTAGCAATATGGGTGTTATCGCCCGCCGTCCGGAATCGGTCTATCGCATTACGCCGGAATCCATCAAGGAACTTGCTGAATTGCAGTACAATATTTTGACGGCAGCTTCGGCAAAGCTTGCTCCGGGTGGAATTCTCGTGTATGCAACTTGCAGCCCCGATCCCGAGGAAACGACCAAGGTCATCAATCGATTCGTGAAGGAATATCCTGAATTTGAAAAACGAGGTGAACCCGTTTATCCTGGTTCCGGAGATTCTCGTTTTGACGGATTTTTTGCCCAGGCCCTGAGCCGAAAATAG
- the fmt gene encoding methionyl-tRNA formyltransferase, with product MKIVFMGTPEFAACFLKHLKESDFADVVAVVTQPDRPAGRGRVLTPPPVKQLALEYGLPVLQPTDLKAPEFESALRAFDADLFVVVAYSILPKNILAVAKFGAVNVHGSLLPKYRGAAPVQRAIADGLKETGVTVFRLDEKMDHGPILAQKTVVIDHQDTTASLLEKMVAPGCEALDDAIHQLQNGCEKDLSQDHAQASGAPKLKKEEGLIDFKLPAKVIHDRIRAFNPWPGGYGKLGGRMVYLRKTDTPENGPKLSPGAVEFKDNRFYVGTGEGVLEVIEIQAEGKKPMPVADFMRGIQKREGLCFC from the coding sequence ATGAAAATTGTATTTATGGGTACGCCGGAATTTGCGGCTTGTTTTTTGAAGCATCTCAAGGAATCTGATTTTGCGGACGTGGTCGCCGTGGTGACTCAGCCGGATAGGCCCGCAGGGCGCGGGCGCGTGCTTACGCCCCCGCCAGTGAAACAACTGGCTCTCGAATACGGGCTCCCTGTGTTGCAACCGACTGATTTGAAGGCGCCCGAATTCGAGAGCGCCCTGCGTGCTTTCGATGCGGACCTCTTTGTGGTGGTCGCCTATTCGATTCTCCCGAAGAATATTCTTGCTGTAGCTAAGTTCGGTGCCGTAAACGTTCACGGGAGTCTGTTGCCGAAGTACCGCGGAGCCGCTCCGGTGCAGCGCGCCATTGCCGATGGACTTAAGGAAACCGGCGTGACGGTGTTCCGCCTAGACGAAAAGATGGACCACGGTCCGATTCTTGCGCAGAAGACGGTGGTGATCGACCATCAGGATACGACGGCTAGCCTCCTGGAAAAGATGGTGGCTCCTGGCTGCGAAGCGCTGGACGATGCCATTCACCAGTTGCAGAACGGCTGTGAAAAGGACTTGTCGCAGGATCATGCGCAGGCTAGTGGCGCTCCGAAGCTGAAAAAGGAAGAAGGCCTGATTGATTTCAAGCTGCCGGCGAAGGTAATTCATGACCGCATTCGTGCCTTCAATCCGTGGCCGGGTGGCTATGGAAAGCTCGGTGGCCGTATGGTTTACTTGCGCAAGACGGACACGCCCGAAAACGGACCGAAACTTTCTCCGGGTGCGGTTGAATTTAAGGATAATCGCTTTTACGTGGGTACAGGCGAGGGCGTACTCGAAGTGATCGAAATTCAGGCCGAAGGCAAGAAGCCGATGCCTGTCGCCGACTTTATGCGTGGAATCCAGAAACGCGAAGGACTTTGCTTTTGCTAG
- a CDS encoding LysM peptidoglycan-binding domain-containing protein, with protein MDEVPHRYRRGLAVKVLCLVALVLNFVGCASKPVEVAPVVAPAVVEQDSVSFAENALKEKISDSLSIRPSWTYYQYALQAMDNQEWLLARHYLDESLRQLVAEKFDSTYKNVSESEDSLYRVSMPLRIVRALDEVYPNVADLGENAENFVRNEVSIEGVDALDESEADSAALQVIESFLDTLDVSQFSLPVVFNDRVLQEIYYMTNAARSFMSGSLNRKTAYDSLVYAQLDSANMPRDLIYLALVESGFKLKAYSRAKASGMWQFIPETGKRYGLEVDYWVDMRRNPEMATMAALKYLKRLHNEFGDWLLAMAAYNCGEGRVRRLVREMQADSSRDSTLPVSYWELELPKETMRYVPRILAAMVIGHYPDQYEMSVEKTYRPDFDTVTVFDSFPLEEVAKLLDVKEDTLRSLNMELVKWCTPPNRESYLLRLPVGTRAAFVEGYDKMEKNNFSSWLHHKVRKGESLGIIARQYGIKVSELQQANDMKGSRIRAGQSLLIPVKVTPKPKSSGSKKPEKVRIYVVQLSDNLASIARKFGVSQESLRIWNSLDAAAFVSAGDTLFVSKPELKPAEEISRPKLAKGEKYVTKEGDTYAAIAKAYDVPVILLMQANQGFTRRLMVGDSLVIPEYVRKPAVKSVKVESRPKAASVSKGNSEKVSVYVVQAGDNLSVIARKFGTTVAKIQSLNNMGKNTNIDVGQRLKVSGEPEAETKVHTVKKGEGLWDIARQYKVTIEDIVKWNDLKDTKIKAGQRLKIKQ; from the coding sequence TTGGATGAAGTCCCGCACCGTTATCGCAGGGGCCTTGCCGTAAAAGTCCTTTGCCTGGTCGCCCTGGTTTTGAACTTTGTCGGTTGCGCAAGCAAGCCTGTGGAGGTTGCTCCCGTTGTCGCTCCCGCCGTTGTGGAACAGGATTCCGTTTCGTTTGCTGAAAATGCGTTGAAAGAAAAAATTTCGGATTCTCTGTCGATTCGCCCTTCCTGGACCTATTATCAGTATGCGTTGCAGGCGATGGACAATCAGGAATGGCTCTTGGCGAGGCATTATCTGGATGAATCCCTGCGTCAGCTCGTTGCCGAAAAGTTTGATTCGACCTACAAAAATGTGAGTGAAAGCGAGGATTCCCTTTACCGGGTGTCGATGCCGTTACGCATTGTTCGTGCCTTGGATGAGGTGTACCCGAATGTAGCGGATCTCGGTGAAAATGCCGAAAATTTTGTGCGGAACGAGGTTTCGATCGAAGGGGTGGACGCCCTCGATGAAAGCGAGGCGGATAGCGCAGCCCTGCAAGTGATTGAAAGTTTCCTGGATACGCTGGATGTTTCGCAGTTCTCGTTGCCCGTTGTCTTTAACGACCGTGTGCTGCAAGAAATCTACTACATGACCAATGCGGCGCGTAGTTTTATGTCGGGATCGCTAAACCGAAAAACGGCGTACGATTCCTTGGTCTATGCGCAGCTGGATTCTGCTAATATGCCCCGTGACCTGATTTACCTTGCCTTGGTGGAATCGGGATTCAAGTTGAAGGCTTACAGCCGTGCGAAGGCTTCGGGGATGTGGCAGTTCATTCCCGAAACGGGCAAGCGTTACGGTCTTGAAGTGGATTACTGGGTGGATATGCGCCGCAATCCTGAAATGGCGACGATGGCTGCCCTTAAGTACTTAAAGCGCCTGCATAACGAATTTGGGGACTGGCTTTTGGCGATGGCTGCCTACAACTGTGGCGAAGGCCGCGTACGTAGGCTTGTCCGCGAAATGCAGGCGGATTCAAGTCGCGATTCAACGCTTCCGGTGTCTTACTGGGAACTGGAGCTTCCCAAGGAAACGATGCGCTATGTTCCCCGAATTTTGGCGGCGATGGTTATAGGGCATTATCCGGACCAGTACGAAATGTCGGTTGAAAAGACTTATCGCCCTGATTTTGACACGGTGACGGTCTTTGATTCTTTTCCGCTCGAAGAAGTCGCTAAACTCCTAGATGTCAAGGAAGATACTCTCCGGAGCCTCAATATGGAGCTAGTCAAGTGGTGTACTCCGCCAAATAGGGAATCGTATCTTTTGCGTTTGCCCGTAGGGACCCGTGCCGCTTTTGTCGAAGGCTATGACAAGATGGAAAAGAATAATTTCTCGAGCTGGCTACACCACAAGGTCCGCAAGGGGGAAAGCCTCGGCATTATTGCAAGGCAGTATGGAATCAAGGTTTCTGAACTGCAACAGGCGAACGATATGAAGGGCTCTAGAATTCGGGCCGGCCAGTCGCTTCTGATCCCAGTCAAGGTGACTCCGAAACCAAAATCAAGTGGCTCTAAGAAGCCGGAAAAGGTGCGCATCTATGTTGTCCAGCTGAGTGATAACCTGGCCTCGATTGCGCGCAAGTTCGGTGTGTCTCAGGAATCGCTACGGATTTGGAATTCCCTGGATGCGGCTGCCTTTGTAAGTGCGGGCGATACGTTGTTTGTCTCGAAACCGGAATTGAAACCTGCCGAAGAAATCAGCCGCCCCAAACTTGCGAAAGGCGAAAAGTACGTGACAAAGGAAGGGGACACCTACGCAGCCATTGCGAAAGCGTATGATGTTCCCGTTATCTTGCTTATGCAGGCGAACCAGGGCTTTACCCGTCGCCTGATGGTGGGGGATTCCCTCGTCATTCCTGAATACGTTCGTAAGCCCGCCGTGAAGAGTGTGAAGGTTGAGTCGCGTCCGAAGGCGGCCAGTGTCTCGAAGGGAAACTCTGAAAAGGTGTCTGTGTATGTGGTTCAGGCGGGCGACAACTTGAGCGTCATCGCCAGAAAGTTTGGAACGACTGTTGCCAAAATCCAGAGCCTGAACAATATGGGGAAGAACACGAATATCGATGTGGGGCAGCGCCTCAAGGTAAGTGGCGAACCCGAAGCGGAAACCAAGGTGCATACCGTAAAGAAGGGCGAAGGTCTCTGGGATATCGCCCGTCAGTACAAGGTGACGATAGAAGATATTGTCAAGTGGAACGACCTTAAAGATACGAAAATCAAGGCCGGTCAGCGTCTCAAAATTAAGCAGTAA